A genomic segment from Streptomyces sp. NBC_00459 encodes:
- a CDS encoding flotillin family protein: MPMFVGVVAGVAVVAVLALIGIFKMMWRVAEPNEALIISGSKHRTEGLEAGMGFRIVTGRGTLVLPGVQAVRKISLDLNETELHVDCVTTQGIPLKVRGVVIFKVGDDFVSIANAGRRFLDQQKMMAERVHNVFAGHLRSIVGGLTVEEMIRDREKLTGQTRAACGTEMEKLGLIVDSLQIHEIEDPTGYIKNLAMPHAAAVQRDARIAQAEANRLATEAEQKAAARMSEATRDSEILQAGYQAERDKAAAKARQAGPLADAAARQDVVVQETRIAELDALRREQQLQADVRKPADAQAYETRARAEAERDARISAAQAKAKETELAALAEANRVKTAANAEAESIKARGAAAAMATRATGEAEAAASQAKGLAAAEATRAKGLAEAETIKARAAALAENQEAVVAQQLAENWPEIVKAGASAFGSVDNMVVLNGADGMAEMLAKALTMGGTGLGLARQLLTSMNQNGQTPNGTSALNGLAAPTVQKVPVEKDEG, from the coding sequence ATGCCGATGTTCGTCGGCGTCGTTGCGGGGGTCGCTGTAGTAGCCGTCCTCGCACTCATCGGTATTTTCAAGATGATGTGGCGGGTCGCTGAACCCAACGAGGCACTCATCATCTCCGGTTCCAAGCACAGGACCGAAGGCCTTGAAGCAGGCATGGGGTTCCGTATCGTCACCGGGCGGGGCACCCTCGTGCTGCCCGGGGTCCAGGCGGTGCGCAAGATCTCGCTCGACCTGAACGAGACCGAACTGCATGTGGACTGTGTGACCACCCAGGGCATTCCGCTCAAGGTGCGGGGCGTGGTCATCTTCAAGGTGGGCGACGACTTCGTGTCGATCGCCAACGCGGGCCGCCGTTTTCTCGACCAGCAGAAGATGATGGCGGAGCGCGTGCACAACGTGTTCGCCGGTCATCTGCGGTCCATCGTCGGCGGGTTGACCGTCGAGGAGATGATCCGCGACCGCGAGAAGCTCACCGGGCAGACCCGGGCCGCGTGCGGCACGGAGATGGAGAAGCTCGGCCTGATCGTCGACTCCCTCCAGATCCACGAGATCGAGGACCCGACCGGGTACATCAAGAACCTCGCCATGCCGCACGCCGCCGCCGTCCAGCGGGACGCGCGCATCGCGCAGGCGGAAGCGAACCGTCTCGCCACCGAGGCCGAGCAGAAGGCCGCGGCGCGGATGTCGGAGGCCACCCGGGACAGCGAGATCCTGCAGGCCGGGTACCAGGCGGAGCGCGACAAGGCGGCGGCGAAGGCCCGGCAGGCCGGACCTCTCGCCGACGCCGCCGCCCGGCAGGACGTCGTCGTCCAGGAGACGCGCATCGCCGAACTCGACGCCCTGCGCCGGGAGCAGCAGCTCCAGGCGGACGTCCGCAAGCCTGCCGACGCGCAGGCCTACGAGACTCGGGCACGGGCCGAGGCCGAGCGTGACGCGCGTATCTCGGCGGCGCAGGCCAAGGCCAAGGAGACCGAGCTCGCGGCCCTGGCCGAGGCGAACCGGGTCAAGACGGCCGCGAACGCCGAGGCCGAGTCGATCAAGGCACGAGGTGCGGCCGCCGCCATGGCGACCAGGGCCACGGGTGAGGCCGAGGCCGCCGCGTCCCAGGCCAAGGGCCTCGCCGCCGCCGAGGCGACGAGGGCGAAGGGTCTCGCGGAGGCGGAGACCATCAAGGCGCGGGCCGCCGCGCTCGCGGAGAACCAGGAAGCGGTGGTCGCCCAGCAACTCGCCGAGAACTGGCCGGAGATCGTGAAGGCCGGTGCGTCCGCGTTCGGCAGCGTGGACAACATGGTGGTGCTCAACGGTGCGGACGGCATGGCGGAGATGCTCGCCAAGGCACTCACCATGGGCGGTACGGGGCTGGGGCTCGCGCGGCAGCTGCTCACGTCCATGAACCAGAACGGGCAGACACCGAACGGGACTTCGGCGCTGAACGGGCTGGCGGCGCCGACGGTTCAGAAGGTGCCGGTGGAGAAGGACGAGGGGTGA
- a CDS encoding glycoside hydrolase family 43 protein has product MNTPRPTPSRRSLLRALAVLPASALVVGELPGLLGTAAAAAPPSGSATRYTIVPFLNSNDGTVNVYQSDDATDFRLVQSSAYTPPSNRIRDASVLKHTNGYYYVTYTTHTWQDTSTTIGFARSSDRVNWTFLYDYTVPITNLSRAWAPEWFVDSDGSVNIIVSCSVTSDEWIFTPYLLKATNSALTAWSSPVALSGIGSNHIDTCIVKIGSTYHAFPKNETTKYIEYATATSLAGPYTISKTGNWAGWGSYREGPSVIQLDNGGWRIFFDGYGDGKYYYSDSYDTFATWTAAKALPSISGTARHFTVVKETVSGGPSLSKNVTRSFQSVNYTTRYWQVQSSLLNLPVVSSSSTTALKQASTFTVVAGLADASGYSFRDSSGNYLRHYDYRARFDANDGTSTFAKDATFIARTGTASGSVRFESYNYPGYFLRHYNYQLRVDVTDGTDTFRQDSSFLPVTAWA; this is encoded by the coding sequence GTGAACACTCCCCGCCCCACGCCCTCCCGTCGTAGCCTGCTGCGTGCGCTGGCCGTCCTGCCCGCCTCGGCGCTCGTCGTGGGCGAACTGCCCGGGCTGCTCGGCACCGCCGCCGCGGCGGCCCCGCCCAGCGGCTCCGCCACGCGCTACACCATCGTGCCGTTCCTCAACAGCAACGACGGCACGGTGAACGTCTACCAGTCCGACGACGCCACGGACTTCCGGCTCGTGCAGTCCTCGGCCTACACCCCGCCGAGCAACCGCATCCGCGACGCGAGCGTCCTCAAGCACACCAACGGCTACTACTACGTCACCTACACCACGCACACCTGGCAGGACACCAGCACGACCATCGGCTTCGCCCGCAGCTCGGACCGCGTCAACTGGACCTTCCTGTACGACTACACGGTCCCGATCACCAACCTGTCCCGCGCGTGGGCACCCGAGTGGTTCGTCGACAGCGACGGCAGCGTGAACATCATCGTGTCCTGCTCGGTCACCAGCGACGAGTGGATCTTCACCCCGTATCTGCTGAAGGCGACCAACTCCGCGCTCACGGCGTGGAGTTCGCCGGTGGCGCTGTCGGGCATCGGATCGAACCACATCGACACGTGCATCGTGAAGATCGGCTCGACCTATCACGCCTTCCCGAAGAACGAGACGACGAAGTACATCGAGTACGCCACCGCCACCAGCCTCGCCGGCCCCTACACCATCTCCAAGACCGGCAACTGGGCCGGCTGGGGCAGTTACCGCGAGGGCCCGTCCGTGATCCAGCTCGACAACGGCGGCTGGCGGATCTTCTTCGACGGCTACGGCGACGGGAAGTACTACTACAGCGACAGCTACGACACGTTCGCCACCTGGACCGCCGCGAAGGCACTGCCCTCGATCTCCGGAACCGCCCGTCACTTCACAGTGGTCAAGGAGACGGTCAGCGGCGGCCCGAGCCTGTCGAAGAACGTCACGCGCTCCTTCCAGTCGGTCAACTACACGACGCGGTACTGGCAGGTGCAGTCCTCGCTGCTCAACCTCCCGGTGGTGAGCAGTTCCAGCACCACCGCGCTCAAGCAGGCGTCCACCTTCACGGTCGTCGCCGGACTGGCCGACGCGAGCGGCTACTCGTTCCGCGACAGCTCCGGCAACTACCTTCGCCACTACGACTACCGCGCCCGTTTCGACGCCAACGACGGCACGTCGACCTTCGCGAAGGACGCCACGTTCATCGCCCGGACGGGCACGGCGTCGGGGTCGGTGCGTTTCGAGTCGTACAACTACCCGGGGTACTTCCTGCGGCACTACAACTACCAGCTGCGGGTGGACGTGACGGACGGCACGGACACCTTCCGCCAGGACAGCTCCTTCCTTCCGGTGACGGCCTGGGCGTAG
- a CDS encoding helix-turn-helix domain-containing protein, which yields MKELAGRLTALDPDAGAAVRVIAYFDRLTEHRAGLEALVRGAAVLAGCPARLSDAGRRVRLRVETDGRRRDTEQPPDPDWPSAALSPDGAPALWLERAGPPNVVDAVILERAAAAIRLVLDRTRGRAPSAHADDPALVETLLDATAPEQIRLHAAGRLGLDPAAPAHAVAPLGGPPRVLAASALRAPVPVEGRLPASEDSARARPAAADNGSAGLALPSGRVGVGPAVPVLELPGSWAAARTALRFTADGTPYSPGPRVVYADELGGIGLLAELVVPGAEPPPDVRALEAAVADAPWMLTTLHAVASTASLRAAAVEVSVHHSTLQDRLGHAEALLGWPVRTPQGRLRLQLALTMRHLGRT from the coding sequence ATGAAAGAGCTGGCGGGGCGGCTGACCGCGCTGGATCCGGATGCCGGCGCCGCCGTCCGGGTCATCGCCTACTTCGACCGGCTGACCGAGCACCGGGCCGGCCTCGAGGCGCTGGTGCGTGGGGCCGCCGTGCTGGCCGGGTGTCCTGCGCGCCTGTCGGACGCCGGACGGCGGGTGCGTCTGCGCGTCGAGACCGACGGACGCCGTCGGGACACCGAGCAGCCGCCTGACCCCGACTGGCCGTCCGCCGCACTGTCGCCGGACGGTGCCCCGGCGCTGTGGCTGGAGCGGGCGGGGCCGCCCAACGTCGTCGACGCGGTGATCCTGGAACGGGCGGCGGCTGCCATCCGCCTCGTCCTCGACCGCACCCGCGGTCGCGCGCCCTCGGCCCACGCCGACGACCCGGCGCTCGTCGAGACCCTTCTGGACGCAACCGCCCCGGAGCAGATACGGCTGCACGCGGCCGGCCGGCTGGGCCTGGACCCGGCCGCTCCGGCCCACGCGGTCGCCCCGCTGGGCGGTCCGCCCCGTGTCCTCGCCGCCTCAGCCCTGCGCGCGCCGGTCCCCGTCGAAGGCCGGCTGCCGGCCTCGGAGGACTCGGCCCGTGCCAGGCCGGCCGCCGCCGACAACGGATCCGCCGGCCTCGCTCTCCCGTCCGGCCGGGTCGGGGTCGGCCCCGCCGTGCCTGTGCTCGAACTGCCGGGCTCCTGGGCCGCCGCCCGCACCGCGCTCCGTTTCACCGCCGACGGCACCCCGTACTCCCCCGGACCACGGGTCGTGTACGCCGACGAGCTCGGCGGTATCGGGCTGCTCGCCGAGCTCGTCGTGCCGGGGGCGGAGCCGCCGCCCGATGTGCGGGCGCTGGAGGCCGCGGTCGCGGACGCGCCCTGGATGCTGACGACACTGCACGCCGTCGCCTCGACGGCGAGCCTGCGTGCTGCCGCCGTCGAGGTCAGCGTCCATCACTCCACGCTTCAGGACCGGTTGGGCCACGCCGAGGCACTCCTCGGCTGGCCCGTCCGTACCCCGCAGGGCCGGCTCAGACTGCAACTGGCCCTGACCATGCGGCATTTGGGGCGTACTTAG
- a CDS encoding alpha/beta hydrolase → MTLTPPPFDPELAAVLEMIKDAVPPQLTMDEIEATRNGPGLAMLADLDLTLGGVFEVEDRVVPGPENAPDISLLICRPVAPATDGPLPVIYHVHGGGMVIGNNRVGVDAALRWAGELGAIVVSVEYRLAPEHPHPAPIDDVYAGLLWTADHAEEIGADPERIVIAGASAGGGLTAALALLLRDRKGPRPIGQLLMCPMLDDRNDTASTHQMAGLGVWDRTANDTGWTALLGERRGGPDVSPYAAPARATDLSGLPPAFLDVGSAETFRDEVVAYATSLWQAGGVAELHVWPGGFHGFDGFAPQAVLSQACQAAQVNWLRRLLAE, encoded by the coding sequence ATGACGCTTACGCCGCCCCCGTTCGACCCGGAACTCGCCGCCGTCCTGGAAATGATCAAGGATGCGGTGCCGCCCCAGCTGACCATGGACGAGATCGAGGCCACGCGCAACGGGCCCGGTCTCGCGATGCTGGCGGACCTGGACCTGACGCTGGGCGGGGTCTTCGAGGTCGAGGACCGGGTCGTGCCGGGCCCCGAGAACGCTCCGGACATCTCGCTGCTGATCTGCCGCCCGGTCGCTCCGGCGACGGACGGTCCGCTGCCCGTGATCTACCACGTCCACGGCGGCGGCATGGTGATCGGCAACAACCGCGTCGGCGTGGACGCCGCTCTGCGGTGGGCCGGGGAACTTGGCGCCATCGTGGTGTCCGTGGAGTACCGGCTGGCGCCTGAGCACCCGCACCCGGCGCCCATCGACGATGTGTACGCCGGACTCCTGTGGACCGCCGATCACGCCGAGGAGATCGGCGCCGACCCCGAGCGGATCGTCATCGCGGGCGCCAGTGCGGGCGGTGGCCTGACGGCGGCGCTGGCGCTGCTCCTCAGGGACCGCAAGGGTCCGCGGCCCATCGGCCAGCTGCTGATGTGCCCGATGCTCGACGACCGCAACGACACCGCGTCCACGCACCAGATGGCGGGCCTCGGCGTGTGGGACCGCACGGCCAACGACACGGGCTGGACTGCGTTGCTCGGCGAACGGCGCGGCGGCCCGGACGTCTCCCCGTACGCCGCTCCGGCCCGCGCGACGGACCTGTCCGGGCTGCCCCCGGCCTTCCTCGACGTCGGCTCCGCCGAGACGTTCCGCGACGAGGTCGTCGCCTACGCCACGAGCCTGTGGCAGGCCGGAGGTGTCGCCGAGCTGCACGTATGGCCGGGCGGCTTCCACGGCTTCGACGGCTTCGCCCCCCAGGCCGTCCTCTCCCAGGCCTGCCAGGCAGCCCAGGTGAACTGGCTGCGCAGGCTGCTGGCGGAGTAG
- a CDS encoding TerC family protein, translating into MNVSFAVWTLTVVGLCVLVAVDFFIGRKPHDVSLKEAGTWTVVWVVLACLFGLGLAIYGGSKPTGEFFAGYITEKSLSVDNLFVFVLIMGKFAVPSQYQQRVLMVGVLVALVLRAGFIAAGAAIISTFSWVFYIFGAFLIWTAWKLVQDAKKGSHEEEYEENKLLKMAEKRFGVADRYHGTKLFIVENGKRIMTPMMVVMLAIGSTDVLFALDSIPAIYGLTQDPYIVFTANAFALMGLRQLYFLIGGLLKKLVHLSYGLSIILGFIGVKLVLHALHESGVHVPEISIPFSLGFIVLVLAVTTVTSLRASKKQEEAEAAQPQA; encoded by the coding sequence GTGAACGTCTCATTCGCCGTCTGGACGCTGACGGTCGTCGGCCTGTGCGTCCTCGTCGCCGTCGACTTCTTCATCGGCCGCAAACCCCACGACGTGTCCCTGAAGGAGGCCGGCACCTGGACCGTGGTGTGGGTCGTCCTCGCCTGTCTGTTCGGGCTCGGGCTCGCGATCTACGGCGGATCCAAGCCCACCGGTGAGTTCTTCGCCGGGTACATCACCGAGAAGTCGCTGAGCGTCGACAACCTCTTCGTCTTCGTCCTGATCATGGGCAAGTTCGCGGTGCCCTCGCAGTACCAGCAGCGGGTGCTGATGGTCGGCGTCCTGGTCGCCCTGGTGCTGCGAGCCGGGTTCATCGCGGCGGGCGCGGCGATCATCTCCACGTTCTCGTGGGTCTTCTACATCTTCGGCGCCTTCCTCATCTGGACCGCCTGGAAACTGGTCCAGGACGCCAAGAAGGGCTCGCACGAGGAAGAGTACGAGGAGAACAAGCTCCTCAAAATGGCCGAGAAGCGATTCGGCGTCGCGGACCGGTACCACGGCACCAAGCTGTTCATCGTGGAGAACGGCAAGCGGATCATGACGCCGATGATGGTCGTCATGCTCGCGATCGGCTCCACGGACGTGCTGTTCGCGCTCGACTCCATCCCCGCCATCTACGGGCTGACCCAGGACCCGTACATCGTCTTCACCGCCAACGCCTTCGCCCTGATGGGCCTGCGCCAGCTGTACTTCCTCATCGGCGGTCTGCTGAAGAAGCTGGTCCACCTCAGCTACGGCCTGTCGATCATCCTCGGCTTCATCGGTGTGAAACTCGTCCTGCACGCGCTGCACGAGTCCGGCGTCCACGTCCCGGAGATCTCCATCCCCTTCTCGCTCGGCTTCATCGTCCTTGTACTGGCCGTCACGACCGTGACGAGTCTGCGGGCCTCGAAGAAGCAGGAGGAGGCCGAGGCCGCCCAGCCGCAGGCTTGA
- a CDS encoding LLM class F420-dependent oxidoreductase — MRLGVHINRFNHSGGGPALGAELAAAGAAAEAAGVHRLTVMDHYFQMEFNGGAEDPMLEAYTTLGFLAAHTSTVRLGALVTGVTYRHPGLLAKIATTLDVLSGGRATLGIGAAWYDREHEGLGVPYPATAERFERLEETLRICLQMWDPDTNGPFEGTHYRLAETLCVPAPVSSPRPEIMIGGGGERKTLRLVARYADACNLFASTPEEVGHKLDVLRGHCDSVGRPYDDITRTLLYMGDAPEKNDVDAFVRDIEGYAKFGIETVMLGPRTGEPAAWIEQFAAPAARRAAELG, encoded by the coding sequence ATGCGGCTCGGCGTGCACATCAATCGGTTCAACCACTCCGGGGGTGGCCCCGCGCTCGGCGCCGAGCTGGCGGCGGCCGGTGCCGCTGCCGAGGCGGCGGGCGTCCACCGGCTCACGGTCATGGACCACTACTTCCAGATGGAGTTCAACGGCGGCGCCGAGGACCCCATGCTGGAGGCCTACACGACTCTGGGCTTCCTCGCCGCCCACACCTCCACGGTCCGCCTCGGCGCCCTGGTCACCGGCGTGACGTACCGCCACCCCGGACTGCTCGCCAAGATCGCCACGACGCTCGACGTGCTCTCCGGCGGCAGGGCGACCCTCGGCATCGGGGCGGCCTGGTACGACCGTGAGCACGAGGGGCTCGGGGTGCCGTACCCCGCGACGGCCGAGCGGTTCGAGCGGCTGGAGGAGACCCTGCGGATCTGCCTCCAGATGTGGGACCCGGACACCAACGGGCCCTTCGAGGGCACGCACTACCGGCTCGCCGAGACCCTCTGTGTCCCGGCGCCGGTCAGCTCACCGCGCCCCGAGATCATGATCGGCGGCGGGGGAGAGCGGAAGACCCTGCGCCTGGTCGCCCGGTACGCGGACGCCTGCAACCTGTTCGCGAGCACCCCGGAGGAGGTCGGGCACAAGCTCGACGTCCTGCGCGGCCACTGCGACAGCGTGGGACGCCCGTACGACGACATCACCAGGACGCTTCTCTACATGGGCGACGCGCCCGAGAAGAACGACGTCGACGCCTTCGTCCGGGACATCGAGGGCTACGCGAAGTTCGGCATCGAGACAGTGATGCTGGGGCCGCGCACGGGCGAGCCGGCCGCATGGATCGAGCAGTTCGCGGCCCCGGCGGCGCGGCGCGCGGCAGAGCTGGGCTGA
- a CDS encoding NADPH-dependent FMN reductase, producing the protein MSVRILGLVGSLRAGSTNRQLAEAAVKHAPEGAEVVLFEGLADVPFYNEDIDVEGSLPASVVALREAADSADALLLFSPEYNGTIPAVLKNAIDWLSRPYGAGALTDKPLAVVGTAYGQFGGVWAQDEARKAAGIAGAKVLDVKLAIPGSLVRFAETHPSDDAEVAGQLAEVIGLIHGEATSVAA; encoded by the coding sequence ATGTCAGTTCGTATCCTTGGCCTCGTCGGCAGCCTTCGTGCCGGTTCCACCAACCGCCAGCTCGCCGAGGCGGCCGTCAAGCACGCCCCGGAGGGCGCGGAGGTCGTGCTCTTCGAAGGCCTCGCCGACGTCCCGTTCTACAACGAGGACATCGACGTGGAAGGCAGCCTCCCGGCCTCCGTCGTCGCACTGCGCGAGGCGGCCGACTCGGCCGACGCGCTGCTGCTCTTCTCGCCCGAGTACAACGGCACGATTCCGGCCGTCCTGAAGAACGCCATCGACTGGCTGTCCCGCCCGTACGGCGCCGGCGCCCTCACCGACAAGCCGCTCGCGGTGGTCGGCACCGCCTACGGCCAGTTCGGCGGCGTCTGGGCGCAGGACGAGGCCCGCAAGGCCGCCGGCATCGCCGGTGCCAAGGTTCTCGACGTCAAGCTCGCCATCCCGGGTTCGCTGGTCCGCTTCGCCGAGACGCACCCCTCCGACGACGCCGAGGTCGCCGGGCAGCTGGCCGAGGTCATCGGCCTGATCCACGGCGAGGCCACGTCCGTCGCCGCCTGA
- a CDS encoding TetR/AcrR family transcriptional regulator produces the protein MSDSLPPFPEPQWPAGEHLLLELGNGIGADTDTDTDTDTEVGADEPCLRADAARNRARLLEAAARLVEQFGAAGVTMEAVAAAAQVGKGTVFRRFGDRTGLLMALLDRSERSLQAAFLAGPPPLGPGAPPVERLRAFGVEVLRRTVDELELQLAAEGQPGRRFASAPRMVRSGHVAMLLRQAIPGADCELLAKTLMGYLDPALIHHLTKQCGMSPARIEAGWIDLVDRIAGGAPPR, from the coding sequence ATGTCCGACTCCCTGCCGCCCTTCCCGGAGCCCCAGTGGCCGGCCGGCGAGCACCTGCTGCTGGAACTGGGTAACGGCATCGGCGCCGATACCGACACCGACACCGATACCGACACCGAGGTCGGAGCCGACGAGCCGTGCCTGCGAGCCGACGCCGCCCGCAACCGCGCCCGCCTCCTGGAGGCCGCCGCACGGCTGGTCGAACAGTTCGGTGCGGCCGGCGTGACGATGGAGGCGGTGGCCGCCGCCGCGCAGGTGGGCAAAGGGACCGTGTTCCGGCGCTTCGGGGACCGCACGGGCCTGCTGATGGCCCTGCTCGACCGCTCCGAGCGGAGCCTGCAGGCCGCCTTCCTGGCCGGCCCGCCGCCGCTCGGACCCGGGGCGCCGCCCGTGGAGCGGCTGCGCGCGTTCGGCGTCGAGGTGCTGCGCCGGACCGTCGACGAACTGGAACTGCAGCTGGCCGCCGAGGGCCAACCGGGCCGCCGCTTCGCATCCGCACCCCGCATGGTCCGGTCCGGTCACGTCGCCATGCTGCTGCGTCAGGCGATTCCGGGCGCCGACTGCGAACTCCTCGCGAAAACGCTGATGGGATATCTGGACCCGGCCCTCATCCATCACTTGACCAAGCAGTGCGGGATGTCGCCGGCGCGGATCGAGGCGGGCTGGATCGATCTCGTCGACCGGATCGCGGGCGGCGCGCCTCCGCGTTGA
- a CDS encoding LacI family DNA-binding transcriptional regulator → MPYVMVQIPNSAAPATPQPRSVPTSADVARLAGVSRATVSYVLNNTSAVRISEPTRRRVHEAAKELGYVPHAAARSLRAGHSRLVLMPAPSVPIGPLYSQFINELQWALSRLDYTVVQYASVGLRGDEAARAWAELRPAAVLVPVGGIGPEGVAVLKRSGARAVVTLGTERIEGAHSLLVDHAGVGRVAGAHLYARGRRRIGVVVPEEHGLKVFSKPRLDGVRSAVEGTDASVTVLPLAYEEESAARLADRWPELGLDGVFAFNDEYAMLLMRALQDAGVTVPDDTALVGADDLLLGRLLRPRLSTVHIELPAGRDLAELVDRAVRNPGAAPEAHHVHGAMLVHRDSS, encoded by the coding sequence ATGCCGTACGTCATGGTGCAGATACCGAATTCGGCCGCCCCGGCGACGCCCCAGCCGCGCTCCGTGCCCACGAGCGCGGATGTGGCACGCCTGGCCGGCGTCTCGCGCGCAACCGTCTCCTACGTCCTCAACAACACCAGTGCCGTCCGGATCAGCGAACCCACCCGCCGTCGCGTCCACGAGGCCGCGAAGGAACTCGGGTACGTTCCGCACGCGGCGGCCCGCAGCCTGCGGGCCGGACACAGCCGCCTGGTCCTGATGCCCGCGCCGAGCGTGCCCATCGGCCCGCTCTACAGCCAGTTCATCAACGAGCTCCAGTGGGCGCTCAGCCGCCTCGACTACACCGTCGTCCAGTACGCCTCCGTCGGTCTGCGCGGCGACGAGGCCGCCCGGGCCTGGGCCGAACTGCGGCCCGCCGCGGTCCTCGTGCCCGTCGGCGGGATCGGACCGGAGGGTGTGGCCGTTCTCAAGCGCTCCGGCGCCCGGGCCGTCGTCACGCTCGGCACCGAACGCATCGAGGGCGCGCACAGCCTGCTCGTCGACCATGCCGGAGTCGGCCGCGTCGCAGGCGCGCACCTGTACGCCCGTGGCCGCCGCCGGATCGGCGTCGTCGTGCCCGAGGAACACGGACTGAAGGTCTTCTCCAAGCCCCGCCTCGACGGGGTGCGCAGCGCGGTGGAGGGTACGGACGCCTCGGTGACCGTGCTGCCGCTCGCGTACGAGGAGGAGTCCGCCGCCCGCCTCGCCGACCGCTGGCCCGAACTCGGCCTGGACGGCGTGTTCGCGTTCAACGACGAGTACGCGATGCTCCTGATGCGGGCCCTGCAGGACGCGGGCGTCACCGTCCCGGACGACACGGCACTGGTCGGCGCCGACGACCTGCTCCTCGGCCGGCTGCTGCGGCCCAGACTGAGCACGGTGCACATCGAACTCCCGGCCGGTCGGGATCTCGCGGAACTCGTCGACCGCGCCGTGCGCAACCCCGGTGCCGCCCCTGAGGCCCACCACGTCCACGGAGCGATGCTCGTCCACCGCGACTCCAGCTGA
- a CDS encoding aldehyde dehydrogenase family protein — translation MPLLDPKTWQSHAARPLSGPEYTVTEPATGEALGTVVLATGEDVGPAAQAALTAQAAWARTPHFVRAGVLRKAGDLFAAHADELRDWIVRESGSIPGKAEFELHVAAQECYEAAALASRPAGQVLASEAPRLSYTRRVPVGVVGVISPFNAPLILSIRSVAPALALGNAVVLKPDPRTAVCGGLSLAAVFAEAGLPEDLLQVLPGGPDAGQALVADPLVPVISFTGSTAAGRAVGEAAGRHLKRAHLELGGNSAMIVLEDADLDAVISTAAWGSFFHQGQICMTTGRHLVHQSLYGEYVERLAAKADSLAVGDPYRAQVHLGPIIDGSQLAKIHGLVESSTAAGAKLAAGGTHEDLFYRPTVLAGVDDGTPAYAEEVFGPVAPVRPFSTLDEAAALASAGPYGLSLGIITRDTARGLDLAERIPTGIVHINDQTVNDEAVAPFGGVAASGTGARFGGEANLEAFTDVRWTTVRGDVAPYPF, via the coding sequence ATGCCGTTGCTCGACCCCAAGACCTGGCAGTCCCACGCCGCCCGTCCCCTGTCGGGCCCCGAGTACACCGTCACCGAGCCCGCCACCGGCGAGGCGCTCGGCACGGTCGTGCTCGCCACCGGCGAGGACGTCGGACCGGCCGCGCAGGCCGCCCTTACCGCCCAGGCGGCCTGGGCACGCACCCCGCACTTCGTCCGTGCCGGAGTGCTCCGCAAGGCGGGTGACCTGTTCGCCGCGCACGCCGACGAACTGCGCGACTGGATCGTCCGCGAGTCCGGCTCGATACCCGGCAAGGCCGAGTTCGAACTGCACGTCGCCGCCCAGGAGTGCTACGAGGCAGCCGCCCTCGCCTCCCGCCCGGCCGGGCAGGTGCTGGCCTCCGAGGCGCCCCGGCTGTCGTACACACGGCGGGTACCCGTCGGAGTGGTCGGCGTGATCTCGCCGTTCAACGCCCCGCTGATCCTCTCCATCCGCTCCGTCGCCCCGGCCCTGGCGCTCGGCAACGCGGTCGTCCTGAAGCCGGACCCGCGCACGGCGGTCTGCGGCGGGCTGTCGCTGGCCGCGGTCTTCGCCGAGGCCGGCCTGCCCGAGGACCTGCTGCAGGTCCTGCCGGGCGGCCCGGACGCGGGCCAGGCTCTGGTCGCCGACCCGCTGGTGCCCGTCATCTCCTTCACCGGCTCCACAGCGGCCGGACGGGCCGTCGGCGAGGCGGCCGGCCGCCACCTGAAGCGCGCCCACCTCGAACTCGGCGGCAACTCCGCCATGATCGTCCTGGAGGACGCCGACCTCGACGCGGTGATCTCCACCGCCGCCTGGGGCTCCTTCTTCCACCAGGGCCAGATCTGCATGACGACCGGCCGTCACCTCGTCCACCAGTCGTTGTACGGGGAGTACGTGGAGCGGCTCGCCGCCAAGGCCGACTCCCTCGCCGTCGGTGACCCGTACCGCGCCCAGGTGCACCTCGGTCCGATCATCGACGGCTCCCAACTCGCCAAGATCCACGGCTTGGTGGAGTCCAGCACGGCCGCCGGCGCCAAACTGGCGGCGGGTGGCACGCACGAGGACCTCTTCTACCGGCCGACGGTCCTCGCCGGCGTCGACGACGGGACCCCGGCCTACGCGGAGGAGGTCTTCGGTCCGGTCGCCCCCGTACGCCCCTTCTCCACCCTCGACGAGGCCGCCGCCCTCGCCTCGGCGGGCCCCTACGGGCTCTCCCTGGGCATCATCACCCGTGACACCGCGCGTGGCCTCGACCTCGCCGAACGCATCCCGACCGGGATCGTCCACATCAACGACCAGACGGTCAACGACGAGGCCGTGGCCCCCTTCGGCGGGGTCGCCGCGTCCGGCACCGGTGCGAGGTTCGGTGGCGAGGCCAACCTGGAGGCGTTCACGGACGTGCGGTGGACGACCGTACGGGGCGATGTGGCCCCGTACCCCTTCTAA